Proteins from one Malaya genurostris strain Urasoe2022 chromosome 2, Malgen_1.1, whole genome shotgun sequence genomic window:
- the LOC131429418 gene encoding peptidyl-prolyl cis-trans isomerase-like 3 isoform X1 translates to MSVTLHTDFGDIKLELFCEECPKTCENFLALCASDYYNSCIFHRNIKGFIVQTGDPTGTGKGGQSIWGRKFEDEFKENLKHNERGMISMANSGPNTNASQFFITYAAQPALDLKYTLFGKVIDGFEALDELEKLTVNPKTYRPVSEKRINSTTIHANPIAG, encoded by the exons ATG TCTGTAACACTGCACACTGATTTCGGAGATATAAAATTAGAActtttctgtgaagaatgtccaAAAACTTGTGAGAATTTCCTTGCTTTGTGTGCTAGCGATTATTACAATAGCTGTATCTTCCATCGCAATATAAAAGGTTTCATTGTACAAACTGGCGATCCCACCGGTACTGGTAAAGGTGGTCAGTCAATTTGGGGACGAAAATTTGAAGATGAGTTCAAAGAAAATTTGAAGCATAACGAACGGGGTATGATTTCAATGGCTAACAGTGGCCCAAATACGAATGCCAGTCAATTCTTCATCACTTATGCTGCCCAGCCGGCACTTGATTTGAAGTATACATTGTTTGGGAA aGTTATTGACGGGTTTGAAGCATTGGATGAGCTCGAAAAGCTAACAGTGAATCCGAAAACTTATCGGCCGGTTTCTGAAAAAAGAATAAATAGTACTACAATACACGCGAATCCTATAGCAGGATAA
- the LOC131429419 gene encoding uncharacterized protein LOC131429419, translated as MAQSGNMSSVLEDGGNSDDSGGEHLLKPGVALREQDRFLPIANITKIMKKGIPSNGKIAKDARECVQECVSEFISFITSEASERCHTEKRKTINGEDILWAMYTLGFDNYVEPLKLYLMKYRESTKTERSSPEHSPEPYDAVDQDFNSVQTPTASSNVSTDVIFQSSDGTFYLKSDTF; from the exons ATGGCACAGAGTGGGAACATGTCATCAGTTTTAGAAG ACGGTGGGAATTCGGATGATTCAGGAGGTGAACATCTACTGAAACCTGGCGTGGCGCTACGAGAACAGGATCGTTTTCTACCAATAGCAAATATtactaaaataatgaaaaaaggtATTCCTTCCAATGGAAAAATTGCCAAGGATGCACGAGAGTGTGTCCAAGAGTGCGTTTCGGAATTCATCTCCTTTATCACATCTGAAGCGAGTGAAAGGTGCCATACTGAAAAACGGAAAACCATCAATGGAGAGGACATCCTTTGGGCCATGTATACGCTAGGTTTCGACAACTACGTTGAACCACTAAAGCTGTATCTTATGAAATATCGTGAG AGTACTAAAACTGAACGATCGAGTCCCGAGCATTCGCCTGAGCCATACGATGCGGTTGATCAGGACTTTAACT CTGTTCAAACACCAACCGCTAGTTCAAATGTTTCCACGGACGTCATCTTTCAAAGCTCAGAtggaaccttttatttgaaaagCGACACTTTTTGA
- the LOC131429418 gene encoding peptidyl-prolyl cis-trans isomerase-like 3 isoform X2, which produces MSVTLHTDFGDIKLELFCEECPKTCFIVQTGDPTGTGKGGQSIWGRKFEDEFKENLKHNERGMISMANSGPNTNASQFFITYAAQPALDLKYTLFGKVIDGFEALDELEKLTVNPKTYRPVSEKRINSTTIHANPIAG; this is translated from the exons ATG TCTGTAACACTGCACACTGATTTCGGAGATATAAAATTAGAActtttctgtgaagaatgtccaAAAACTT GTTTCATTGTACAAACTGGCGATCCCACCGGTACTGGTAAAGGTGGTCAGTCAATTTGGGGACGAAAATTTGAAGATGAGTTCAAAGAAAATTTGAAGCATAACGAACGGGGTATGATTTCAATGGCTAACAGTGGCCCAAATACGAATGCCAGTCAATTCTTCATCACTTATGCTGCCCAGCCGGCACTTGATTTGAAGTATACATTGTTTGGGAA aGTTATTGACGGGTTTGAAGCATTGGATGAGCTCGAAAAGCTAACAGTGAATCCGAAAACTTATCGGCCGGTTTCTGAAAAAAGAATAAATAGTACTACAATACACGCGAATCCTATAGCAGGATAA